Within the Drosophila miranda strain MSH22 chromosome Y unlocalized genomic scaffold, D.miranda_PacBio2.1 Contig_Y2_pilon, whole genome shotgun sequence genome, the region taaatttgagaaaaggtctttattagttacgttttatcttcatatcaatatttatactttcatataaaattaacaaaatagtgtgtacaaaggcctatactacggcttacacgcaatatagcgactcttttttttggtgaactttttcgttttaacctttttttacaataaatacaataaaagccaggattaaaaactatccaatcttgtagaaaatttattcatcaacaggataaaactatgtgggcattgctgagagatttagttagtcagcattattcaagggatatcaaaattgagcaatttcctttttcgtttgttttgatagacctatttcgctacttgttttttgtttgacttatttcgctaaaacctgtttttacgcaaaatccaataaaagcaagtattaagaataagccagttaagtaaAAAATTGATTGATAAagcgtataaaattatgtgggcctggctaaatgttctatatagctagtaatatttgtcggaatatcaaaaacgaggaatatgtaaaatagaacttgaattcgtcagtttatttacggtatatttttaaaatgaggcggtatatttcggtgctgttctgagggtcatactgtagaaatactggttttcgccgcgctcccatggtatttttgtcaatttcatcaatctattaatttaattttcaatgctatatagaaatccaataaaagcaagtatttcgaataggccaatcatgtatagaattgattcatcaatcgtacaaaattgagtgggcatggctaaatgttctgtatagatagtattattcaaCGAAACAAAGAACTGGTCGTTTTTTTGAATCGATTTTGAGTTCGCCACAGTtcgctttagcaacaatgagtcctATTCCATACACACTGTTGCGGAACCATTTCCTTGAAAACTgtattttagtcaaaataaaatacattaaTGTAATTAAAAGAAGCAATCttgtaaaaaatgtatttatctaTGGGATAAAGCTAAGTGGGCATCTATATAGCTTGAAATATAGGCAACACCCgattcgccgcagtttcgctTTTGCAATaatgagtctcattccatacacaaacatgttgctaattccatgcacacataacCTGGGGGAAGTTGGATGTTATagatttgtgaatatgtttgtcttccaaggctcagtaggtatcaggatcgagataaatatatacaagatactaataatacACATGAATAAGTCaaaaacatatcaatttgagaaaaggtcttaataAATTGCGGTTGATctacatataaaattaacgaaatagggtgcaCAACGGCCTATACACGTatcatgtcttcaaatactagcaacattgcgactgttttttttgttgaactattttgtttaaaccttgttttagtcaaaatacaataaaagcaaggactaaaaactaaccaattgtgtagaaaatgtattcatcaatgagctaaaattatgtgggcacggctaaatgttctatatagctggtaatattcgacggaatatcaaaaacgaggaatatataaaatagaacttgaattcgtcagtatatttacggtatatttttaaaatgagacggtgtattttggtatatttctaagAGTCCGACCGTATATTTGATCGATAGGTTCACGGTAACACTGATAaggtaaataaatatttcgtaaataaataaattaatagatCCGATTTATGTAAATCTGGAGAGATTCAAGTCCCTGCTACTGCTGAAGTGAACGCCGGATTGTCCTCTCCCCGTGCGCTGCAGGCTGTGCTGCTTGGCGTGGTGGAAATAGTGGGCGTAAAAGTGGGTCCAACTCCTGCTAATAGATACAAAAACACAGATTTGTGACAACGAATCCAAAGGCCAAACTGACCAAtcagtcaaacaaaaaaccacgGAACATGTAAATAATATTGAAAATGTTCGTAAAAATTTATACTTACCACCTCATTGTATACAGGGGCAAACACAGAACTGCGCAGCAAGATGCCATATTCATCGCATTTATGGAGAGACACCCAATGATAGCCAAAAACTACCTCAAGGGTGATAAGCTGGCAGCTGAAGCCGCCTGGAAGCGGCTTTCAAAGGAGTTAAATAGCGTGGGTCCGCCTGTCAAAGAAGTTTGTGAGTGGAAAAGAGTAAGTGCCGAGCAATTGCGCTATGTTCCGTCATCTCACTTGGCTCTTGATAGGTATGGAAAGACTGGAAAAGCTGCATTCGTAAAAAGATTAACAATAACAGGCTGGAAGATTCAAATGCCTGCGGCAAAGGCTCGCTGTATCAGGATACACTCCCTGCTCTAGAGGATGCAGTGGCCGTGATCTGTGACTTGTATGATAAGCCCGACAGAGTAGTCGAATCTCGTCCAAAGGCACGTCCTGAAATTTCCAACCGTTTGCAACTGCAGGACATCAAGACCGACCACGACGAGGTCACAGCCACAGATGACGGTAAGACAAAAATATCAAGCCGCAAAAAATGTatactatttttttttatgtaaaGATGATGAGGAAGAAGATGACTGCTCCAGCCGGATCAATGACAGACATATGGGCGTGAAATTGAAGCGCACTAGCACTTCGCAAACTCCATCTGCCAAAAAGCGCAAGCTGGTTCAAAATTATGTAAATGAATTAGAAATTGAACACGAGAGCACGGTGCCGATGCTAATGGACATTGCAAAGGAGCTGCGGGACATGAATAGACAAACTCGCTTGAACGCCCAGCGCACAGAAGCCAATACGGACGCGCTTTTGGCTCTAGGCACACAGATCTCAGACCTAATGCAGCAACAGCTCAAGGAGCGCAAGCGTCTTAATGCTATAATGGAGAAATTTGTTCTCAAAATCGAAACAACCGACTAACTAGTTTCACTATTTTAATTATGGTTTGCTAAAGAAAATATTGAAAGTGTCCCTCAAGACCCAATGTTTGACCAGGAAAGAAAGATCTGTCCACTTTTTCAAACATTTAAGATTATTATAATTAATGTAAACTAGGCGCATAATGGGGAACCATGGGCATTTTTGAGAGATGTGAAACGTCGATTGGCCAAACgataaaata harbors:
- the LOC117192703 gene encoding uncharacterized protein LOC117192703 isoform X1 — translated: MGKHRTAQQDAIFIAFMERHPMIAKNYLKGDKLAAEAAWKRLSKELNSVGPPVKEVCEWKRVWKDWKSCIRKKINNNRLEDSNACGKGSLYQDTLPALEDAVAVICDLYDKPDRVVESRPKARPEISNRLQLQDIKTDHDEVTATDDDDEEEDDCSSRINDRHMGVKLKRTSTSQTPSAKKRKLVQNYVNELEIEHESTVPMLMDIAKELRDMNRQTRLNAQRTEANTDALLALGTQISDLMQQQLKERKRLNAIMEKFVLKIETTD
- the LOC117192703 gene encoding uncharacterized protein LOC117192703 isoform X2, with the protein product MGKHRTAQQDAIFIAFMERHPMIAKNYLKGDKLAAEAAWKRLSKELNSVGPPVKEVCEWKRVWKDWKSCIRKKINNNRLEDSNACGKGSLYQDTLPALEDAVAVICDLYDKPDRVVESRPKARPEISNRLQLQDIKTDHDEVTATDDDDEEEDDCSSRINDRHMGVKLKRTSTSQTPSAKKRKLVQNYVNELEIEHESTVPMLMDIAKELRDMNRQTRLNAQRTEANTDALLALGTQISDLMQQQLKERKRLNAIMEKFVLKIETTD